In the genome of Bacteroidales bacterium, the window ATGAAATTACCGGTTCGGAAGCATGGGGTGTTGAGGATTTTAAAAATATTTACCAGAAATAAAGCATCAGGCTATGCCGGTTATCAGAGTTTTTGAGCACGAGCGGTTAACGACTCATCCAGATGATCATGGGCGAGCGCTGACTACAGTTCAGTTTGAAAAGCTGTGTCAGTTCAACGATAAGAACGATAACAAATACTTCACGGTGATTCGCAACGGCATCAAATTCTGTCAATACGTTGGCGTTATTCAAATCGGCAACCTCACCATCGAAATTCTGCCCAAAGCCGACAAGCAAACAATTACTAAACACGAATTTGACTCTCAGACCCGGCGATGGCAAAAGGTTTTGTTGAAGATGCTGGCCATCAGCGGCGAAATTGAACTTGAAACCGTTTCGGAGGCCAGCTTGAGGAAGCGGTTTACCCTTCTCGATCTGTATTTTGAGGTTTATCTTCAGGAGGTTGATACATTGCTCCGCCGCGGCCTCGCCAAAAAATACCGGCAAAACGAGGGCAACGTGAAAGCGCTGAAGGGGCGTTTGAATTTTTCCAGGGACATAGAGCGCAACTGCATTCACCGTGAGCGGTTTTACACCTGCCATCAGTCCTACGACCACGAACATCTTATCAACCAGATTTTGCTGAAAGGCCTCAAAATTCTTGATGTACTCTCATCCGGCAGCATATTGAATGATAGAATCAGGAAGCTCCTGTTTTACTTTCCTGAGATCAGCGAAATAACCATTAACAAAGATTCCTTCAACAAAATCCGCCTCACCCGTAAAACAAGGGACTACACAAAAGCACTGGCCATTGCCAAAATGTTGATCCTGAATTATTCACCTGATATTTCAATGGGCGATGAAAACATGCTGGCGCTGCTGTTTGACATGAACAAGCTGTGGGAGAAATACATCTATAAACAGCTCAAGGCCAGGGAAAACCAGTATCTGCGTGTCAAGTACCAGGCGCAGGATCTCTTTTGGGAGTCAAAAAGTATATACGCCGACATTGTAATTGAAAGAAAAAAGGCCTCGGTTATGCATGAAAGCGCCGATAATGATAAATGGGAGCCCTTCATCATTGATACCAAATGGAAGCTGATAGATGTGAACAAACCCTCCGACGATGACCTGAAGCAGATGTATGTTTACAATATGTACTGGAACAGCCCCAAAAGTATGCTATTATACCCAAAGCTTGCCGGTGTAAAGGACAGCGGTTTTGGTAAATTCCACAAAGGCCGGCTGGGCGATAATCATTGCAAAATTGGCTTTGTGAGTGTGCTGGACGAGAGTGGAGGATTAAATCAGGAAGTTGCAGGTGAGATACTGAAAAAAATTAAACCGGAGTAAGATAGCTAGAAAACCTGACAGGTTTCCGAAACCTGTCAGGTTTGGATGGTTTAGCCAGGTATATCAGAAGTCTAGAAGTTGAATAATCCGCGACAAGTACGATTTCAAATCAAAGATTTAAATTATGCCAGAAATACCCAGAAACAATACAGGCCTATCCGGTGAGTACTTTGTGGCAGCCGAACTTTACCGCATGGGTTGGTCGGTGGGCATGACCGTTGGCAACGCCAAAGCCATTGATCTGTAATGCTTTTATAATTTTGTTGTGCTCAACGGTGATAAAATAGAACCGAGGCTGTCTCAAAAGTCTATAAAAAGATTTTCAACGCTTTCAGCCCTTGTTAATCAGAGGGAAAGCGTTGAAAATCAAATCTGAAGTTTTTTTGGTTGAGCGAATTATTCTTTCAGTAACGTGATTTTTGAAGTTGAAACTCCGGTTCCGGAGTTGACCC includes:
- a CDS encoding restriction endonuclease, which codes for MPVIRVFEHERLTTHPDDHGRALTTVQFEKLCQFNDKNDNKYFTVIRNGIKFCQYVGVIQIGNLTIEILPKADKQTITKHEFDSQTRRWQKVLLKMLAISGEIELETVSEASLRKRFTLLDLYFEVYLQEVDTLLRRGLAKKYRQNEGNVKALKGRLNFSRDIERNCIHRERFYTCHQSYDHEHLINQILLKGLKILDVLSSGSILNDRIRKLLFYFPEISEITINKDSFNKIRLTRKTRDYTKALAIAKMLILNYSPDISMGDENMLALLFDMNKLWEKYIYKQLKARENQYLRVKYQAQDLFWESKSIYADIVIERKKASVMHESADNDKWEPFIIDTKWKLIDVNKPSDDDLKQMYVYNMYWNSPKSMLLYPKLAGVKDSGFGKFHKGRLGDNHCKIGFVSVLDESGGLNQEVAGEILKKIKPE